Genomic DNA from Nitratidesulfovibrio vulgaris str. Hildenborough:
CCGGGTGGGTGCTCAGGTATGAGGGGATGTCGGTACCCATGGCCCATTGCTTCTTGCGAATCTTCTCGAAGGCGCCGACCATGCCTTCAGGACGGAAACCGGCGGCGATGAGATAGCGCAGGCCGATTTCGTCTGCCTCGGTTTCGTCCACACGGCTGTAGTTGAGCATGGCCGACTGCCCGGCGGCGATGGAACCCGCCATGGCCGCGCCCTTGCCCGACCCGCCGCCCAGAAACGCTCCGGCGAGTGCCCCCGCCATCGACAGGATGCTGGTGGTCTGCATCTTTTCGATGCGGCCCGCGATGTGCCGTTGCGTTGCGTGGGCGAGTTCATGGGCTAGCACTCCCGCCACCTCTGCTTCGTGGTCCATCTGCATGACAAGACCGGTATGGACGAAGATGAACCCGCCGGGGCTGGCGAAGGCGTTCAGCGAATTGTGCAGCAGGACATTGGTCTTGAAGTCGAAGGGCTGCGGCGGTGCCTGTTCAAGAAGGCGTGCAACGATGTCCTGAACGTAGACTTTGACTTCCGGGTCTTCGACCAGCGGCATCCGGGACTTGATGAGGACATCGAACTTCCTGCCGAGTTCCACTTCATCCTTGATGGTGAAACCGCCAAGCCCAAGAAACGCCCACGCCGGGGCAACCCCTTGAATGGTGAGCGCAAGTGCCAGCACAAAGGCCAGAATGCCCCGCGCACCGCGCCAGAAGGCGCAGCGGCGGGGCGTTTCGTTGCGAAGAAGTGTCGTCATGGGCGTTACAGGACGTCCCAGACCGCTCCGGAAGGGGTGTCGCGCACTTCTATGCCAAGGGCGGCGAGTTCGTCGCGTATGGCATCGGCACGGGCGAAATCCTTCGCGGCACGGACGGACTTGCGTTCTTCCAGCAGGGCGTCGACCTTGGTCGTGTCGATGCCCTTGCGCCGGATGCGGCATTCCTTCAAATCACTCAGGAAGGCTTCGGGTTCACGCCCGAATACCCCGAGGACCTTCATCCATTTTGCGACCAGACCATCCAGACGTTCGAGCAGGGCAAGGGTTTCTGCGCTCTTGCGAAGATTCTTGTCTTCAAGCAGGCGGTTCACCAGTCTGATGGTGCCGAACACGTGACCGAGGGCCGCAGCCGTGTTGAGGTCGTCTTCAAGCGCTTCGTCGAAGGCACGGTCGAGCGTGTCGAACTCTGCCGTCACGTCGGCAGGCAGAGGCGTGGCACTCCATTTGGAACGGCTGCGTTCGGTGCGGGCGAGCGAAAGGGCCTCGTAGATGCGCTTGAGGCTCTTTTCGGCCTCGTCCATGCTGTCGAAGGTGAAGTCGATGGGGCTGCGGTAGTGCTTGGTGAGCAGGAAGAAGCGCAGCACTTCCGGGAGATAGCCTTCGAGGATGTCACGTATGGTCTTGAAGTTGCCGAGCGACTTGGACATCTTCTCCGCATCGACCTGCACGAAGCCATTGTGCATCCAGTAACGCACGAAAGGCTTGTCCAGCGCGGCTTCCGTTTGTGCTATCTCGTTCTCGTGGTGCGGGAAGATGAGGTCCTGCCCGCCGCCATGGATGTCCAGCGGCAGGGGCATGTGCTTTTCGCTCATGGCCGAGCATTCGATGTGCCAGCCCGGGCGTCCTTCGCCCCACGGGCTAGTCCAGCTCGGTTCGCCGGGTTTTGCAGCTTTCCACAATGCGAAATCAAGCGGGTCTTCCTTTTCCTCGCCGGGGGCGACGCGGGCGCCTGAACGCATGTCGTCGATGTCGCGTCCGGAGAGCTTGCCGTACTCGGGGAAGGAACGGACGCGGAAATAGACGTCGCCGGAAGGGGTGGCATAGGCCTTGCCCTTGGCGATGAGCTTTTCGCACAGCGCGATCATTTCGAGGATGTGGCCGGTAGCCTTGGGTTCGATGTCGGCGCGCAGCACGTTGAGGCGGTCCATGTCCTCATAGAAGGTGTCGATGTACTTCTCGGCGACCTGCTGGCTGGTGAGTCCCTCTTCATTGGCACGCTTGATGATCTTGTCGTCGACGTCGGTGAAGTTGCGGGCGAACGTCACATCAAGTCCGGTATGCCGCAGGTAGCGCACCAGCACGTCGAACACGACGGCTGAACGGGCATGACCGATGTGGCAGAGGTCATAGGCGGTGATGCCGCACACGTACATGTTGACCTTGCCGGGTACGGCGGGCGTGAAAAGCTCTTTGCGGCGCGAGAGCGAGTTGTAGATCTGCATGGCGTCTCCGGAAAAACTAGCGGCAACCGTTGAGGTCGAAAAGGTCGATGCGGCGCTGGTGGCGCCCGCCTTCGAAGTCGGTGTCAAGGAAGAGGCGTGCCAGTTCAAGAGCCACACCGGGCCCTGTCACGCGTTCGCCAAGACAGAGGACATTGGCGTTGTTGTGCTGGCGCGTGGCGCGGGCGTGGAATTCGCAGGTGCAGAGTGCCGCGCGGATGCCGGGGATGCGGTTGGCAGCCATCGACATGCCGATGCCCGTGCCACAGATGAGGATGCCAAGGGCCTCTTCGGCGAGAACACGGTCGCAGACTTTCTGGGCGTAGTGCGGGTAGTCGCAGCTGACGGCGCTTTCAGGGCCGAGGTCTTCGACGTCGTGTCCTGCGTTGCGAAGGCTGTCGACGATGCTCTGCTTGAGGGCGAAACCCGCATGGTCCGAACCGACGAATACTTTGCGTGCCATGATGATGCTCTTGTTAAGCCTGTACGGTTTCGTTGCCGTTTCCGAAGCGCTCGCGCAGGCGCGTCACATGACGCTCTCGCGCGGCTTCGCGCATGGTGGCGAAGCGTTCGGTCTCGTCATGCAGAAAGGTTATACGCTTTCTGATGGCGTCAAGGGTCGATGCGTCGGCATCTTCAAGCAGTGCCCTGCCGAGAGATGCCTCCTCCTGAGTGATGCGCTTGCGCAGCTGGCGGGTCTCGATGGCGTGCAACACGCCGCCCGCCATCCAGCCGAGTTCCGCACCGAGAACGTTGAGCCCGGTGCGCATGACGTTGAAGACTGCCGTGCAGCGCGAAACCGAAGACGCGGAAGAGGGAGAAGACATGGTGGACTCCATGATCATTTGCGGCCGAGAGAGCGCAACGGCAGTAGCGTGGTGCCCTCGGGCAGTTCAAGGCCGAGCTGTTCAGGGCTGAAGGGAGTGTCGAGCCTGACGCGTTCCTTGACGAGTATGATGGCGTTGTAGCCCTTGCCGTGCTGGAAGACCAGCTTGCGGGGCATGGGCGTTGCCGTAGCGTCCGCGTCCTCGGCATATGAGACATCGAGATTCCAGCCGTCAG
This window encodes:
- the rpiB gene encoding ribose 5-phosphate isomerase B, producing MARKVFVGSDHAGFALKQSIVDSLRNAGHDVEDLGPESAVSCDYPHYAQKVCDRVLAEEALGILICGTGIGMSMAANRIPGIRAALCTCEFHARATRQHNNANVLCLGERVTGPGVALELARLFLDTDFEGGRHQRRIDLFDLNGCR
- a CDS encoding beta-barrel assembly-enhancing protease, which produces MTTLLRNETPRRCAFWRGARGILAFVLALALTIQGVAPAWAFLGLGGFTIKDEVELGRKFDVLIKSRMPLVEDPEVKVYVQDIVARLLEQAPPQPFDFKTNVLLHNSLNAFASPGGFIFVHTGLVMQMDHEAEVAGVLAHELAHATQRHIAGRIEKMQTTSILSMAGALAGAFLGGGSGKGAAMAGSIAAGQSAMLNYSRVDETEADEIGLRYLIAAGFRPEGMVGAFEKIRKKQWAMGTDIPSYLSTHPAVNERINSLSARIAALPADIRSRPNDDARFLRVRTICRARYGDPAVSERLFADAPAGDCLAQLGKAILFSRQNRVAEATAAFDKALQCSPKDQLIWREAGRFHYTKGDKGRAAAMLQRATLMNPDDYMALFFYARLLADSGQPQKSYQYFDEVLRRLPEDAEVHYYYGRVLGASGQPFKAYLHLAYSSLYSNDKHKTESFEEQARAQARTPEEMAELERFAATYQERKAFW
- the cysS gene encoding cysteine--tRNA ligase yields the protein MQIYNSLSRRKELFTPAVPGKVNMYVCGITAYDLCHIGHARSAVVFDVLVRYLRHTGLDVTFARNFTDVDDKIIKRANEEGLTSQQVAEKYIDTFYEDMDRLNVLRADIEPKATGHILEMIALCEKLIAKGKAYATPSGDVYFRVRSFPEYGKLSGRDIDDMRSGARVAPGEEKEDPLDFALWKAAKPGEPSWTSPWGEGRPGWHIECSAMSEKHMPLPLDIHGGGQDLIFPHHENEIAQTEAALDKPFVRYWMHNGFVQVDAEKMSKSLGNFKTIRDILEGYLPEVLRFFLLTKHYRSPIDFTFDSMDEAEKSLKRIYEALSLARTERSRSKWSATPLPADVTAEFDTLDRAFDEALEDDLNTAAALGHVFGTIRLVNRLLEDKNLRKSAETLALLERLDGLVAKWMKVLGVFGREPEAFLSDLKECRIRRKGIDTTKVDALLEERKSVRAAKDFARADAIRDELAALGIEVRDTPSGAVWDVL